Proteins from one Pseudoalteromonas undina genomic window:
- the lpxC gene encoding UDP-3-O-acyl-N-acetylglucosamine deacetylase codes for MIKQRTIAQVVKAIGIGLHKGEKVTITLRPASANTGIVFRRVDLDPVVDFETTPEAVGDTQLCTCLINKDGVRLSTTEHLIAAVAAMGIDNLIVELDSSEVPIMDGSALPFIYLLQKGGIEEQNVAKRFIRIKEKVRIEEGDKWAEVEPYDGFHIDFEIAFDHPAINESRQRIGLDITAQSFTEEISRARTFGFMKDIEYMHANNLALGGSMDSAVVLDEFKVLNPNGLRYPDEFVKHKILDCVGDMFMTGHNLLGKVTAFKSGHDLNNKLLRKIMATESAWEWATFETPVSMPAPGLELANA; via the coding sequence GAATTGGACTTCATAAAGGTGAGAAGGTCACAATAACTCTCCGACCTGCGAGCGCAAATACTGGGATTGTATTTCGTCGTGTCGACCTTGATCCGGTTGTTGATTTTGAAACAACACCTGAAGCCGTTGGTGATACGCAATTGTGTACCTGTTTAATCAACAAAGATGGTGTTCGCTTATCAACTACTGAGCATTTAATTGCAGCTGTTGCGGCCATGGGTATCGACAATCTGATTGTTGAACTTGATAGCTCAGAAGTTCCAATAATGGATGGTAGTGCATTGCCATTCATTTATTTATTACAAAAAGGCGGCATTGAAGAGCAAAATGTTGCAAAACGTTTCATTCGTATTAAAGAAAAAGTACGTATTGAAGAAGGCGACAAATGGGCCGAAGTAGAACCTTACGACGGATTCCATATCGACTTTGAAATTGCCTTTGATCACCCTGCAATTAATGAAAGCCGCCAACGCATTGGCTTAGATATTACCGCACAAAGCTTCACTGAAGAAATTAGCCGTGCGCGTACTTTTGGCTTTATGAAAGATATTGAATACATGCATGCTAATAACCTTGCACTAGGTGGTAGCATGGATAGTGCAGTGGTACTTGATGAATTTAAAGTTTTAAATCCAAACGGTCTGCGTTACCCAGACGAGTTCGTCAAGCATAAGATACTAGACTGTGTAGGTGACATGTTTATGACAGGTCATAACCTTTTAGGTAAAGTAACTGCATTTAAATCAGGTCATGATTTAAATAACAAGTTACTACGCAAAATTATGGCAACCGAGTCAGCATGGGAGTGGGCAACCTTTGAAACGCCTGTTTCGATGCCTGCACCCGGCCTTGAATTAGCAAACGCCTAA
- the yjjG gene encoding pyrimidine 5'-nucleotidase, translating into MKYNYVLFDADETLFSFNAFAGLQKMLAAYGMDFTKADYEHYQNTNKPLWIAYQNNEITANHLQVTRFSELANKLNVPAQQLNDDFLSAMAEICMPLPGAVELLNALKPHAKLGIITNGFSQLQARRLAHTGLQDMFDWLVISEKVGIAKPAKEIFEHTFNLMGNPPKEQILMVGDTASSDILGGRNAGIDTCWLQHPGVILPEGIKPTYQVTELKQLQTILGL; encoded by the coding sequence ATGAAGTATAACTACGTATTATTTGATGCCGACGAAACCTTATTTAGCTTTAATGCCTTTGCTGGCTTACAAAAAATGTTGGCAGCTTATGGCATGGATTTTACCAAAGCAGATTATGAACATTACCAAAATACCAATAAGCCATTATGGATTGCCTATCAAAATAACGAAATTACCGCAAACCACCTGCAAGTAACTCGCTTTAGTGAGCTGGCAAATAAGCTTAATGTTCCAGCCCAGCAGCTCAATGATGACTTTTTATCGGCAATGGCTGAAATTTGTATGCCTTTACCCGGTGCGGTTGAATTATTAAACGCCCTTAAACCTCATGCCAAATTAGGTATTATCACTAATGGCTTTAGTCAGCTGCAAGCACGTCGCTTAGCACATACGGGGCTGCAAGATATGTTCGATTGGCTGGTAATCTCTGAAAAAGTAGGTATTGCTAAGCCTGCAAAAGAGATATTTGAGCACACCTTTAATTTAATGGGGAATCCACCGAAAGAACAAATTTTAATGGTAGGTGATACCGCCAGCAGTGATATTCTTGGTGGACGAAATGCAGGCATAGACACCTGCTGGTTACAGCACCCTGGGGTAATCTTACCTGAAGGTATTAAGCCAACGTACCAAGTCACTGAGTTAAAACAGTTACAAACTATTTTAGGTCTGTAA
- the yjjX gene encoding inosine/xanthosine triphosphatase yields the protein MSQAIKIVVGSKNPVKVNAAKHIFAMYFPEHIIECSGVHAPSDVPDQPIGEEQTCLGAQNRVNYCKAQHQADYYIAMEGGAAQFSYGAATFAYVVIDDGAQQVTGRSSNLPLPSVFYKALLQGEELGDVMDKAFNTTNIKQQGGAIGLLTDHHATRESTYTQALTLAMAPFLNPTLYNQ from the coding sequence ATGTCGCAAGCCATTAAAATTGTTGTCGGGTCTAAAAACCCAGTAAAAGTAAATGCCGCTAAACACATTTTTGCGATGTATTTCCCTGAGCATATAATTGAATGTAGTGGCGTTCACGCCCCCTCTGATGTACCCGATCAGCCTATAGGCGAAGAACAAACGTGTTTGGGAGCGCAAAACCGAGTTAACTACTGTAAAGCACAGCATCAAGCAGACTACTACATAGCGATGGAAGGCGGCGCAGCGCAATTTAGCTATGGTGCAGCAACCTTTGCCTATGTTGTTATTGATGACGGCGCACAGCAAGTTACAGGACGAAGCAGTAACTTACCTTTGCCTTCGGTTTTTTATAAAGCATTGCTGCAAGGTGAAGAGCTCGGAGATGTGATGGATAAGGCTTTTAATACCACCAATATTAAGCAACAAGGGGGTGCTATTGGTTTATTAACTGATCATCATGCGACACGAGAAAGTACCTATACTCAAGCGCTGACTCTCGCCATGGCGCCTTTTCTTAATCCCACTTTATATAATCAATAA
- a CDS encoding phosphoribulokinase — protein sequence MSAKHPIIAITGSSGAGTTTTTNAVKHIFRSLDINAAFIEGDSFHRYTRPEMDKKIREAQQESKHISYFGREANDFGALEDLFTKYGETGEGKLRRYLHTFDEAVPYNQLPGTFTPWQELEQNTDLMFYEGLHGGVVDEDHDVAKHVDLLIGMVPIINLEWIQKLIRDTSERGHSREKVMDSIVRSMDDYINHITPQFSRTHINFQRVPTVDTSNPFSAKDIPSLDESFVVIRFRGIDDVDFPYYLRMIEGSFMSRINTLVVPGGKMGLAMELVLTPLIKDIILKKRALAKLAPPEIPI from the coding sequence ATGTCAGCTAAACACCCTATTATTGCAATCACCGGCTCATCTGGAGCAGGCACTACAACCACCACCAATGCCGTGAAGCATATTTTCCGCAGCCTCGATATCAATGCTGCATTTATTGAAGGTGATAGCTTTCATCGTTACACACGTCCTGAAATGGACAAAAAAATTCGAGAAGCCCAACAAGAAAGTAAACACATAAGTTATTTTGGCCGAGAAGCCAATGACTTTGGTGCATTAGAAGACTTATTTACCAAGTATGGTGAAACAGGCGAAGGTAAACTGCGCCGTTATTTACATACCTTTGATGAGGCCGTGCCTTATAACCAGTTACCTGGAACATTTACTCCTTGGCAAGAGCTTGAGCAAAATACAGATTTAATGTTTTACGAAGGCTTACATGGCGGCGTGGTCGACGAAGATCATGATGTTGCTAAGCATGTTGATTTACTCATAGGCATGGTGCCAATTATTAACCTTGAGTGGATCCAAAAGCTTATTCGCGATACCTCAGAACGCGGCCATTCTCGTGAAAAAGTAATGGACTCGATTGTACGCAGTATGGATGACTACATTAATCATATAACGCCGCAGTTTTCTCGTACTCATATTAACTTTCAGCGAGTACCCACCGTTGATACCTCCAACCCATTTAGCGCAAAAGATATCCCCTCCCTTGATGAAAGCTTTGTTGTTATTCGCTTTAGGGGCATTGATGACGTTGATTTCCCGTATTATTTACGCATGATTGAAGGCAGCTTTATGTCGCGGATCAATACGCTTGTAGTACCCGGTGGCAAAATGGGACTCGCTATGGAGCTAGTGCTTACGCCACTGATCAAAGATATTATTTTGAAAAAACGCGCCTTAGCAAAATTAGCCCCACCTGAAATTCCTATTTAA